The proteins below are encoded in one region of Papaver somniferum cultivar HN1 unplaced genomic scaffold, ASM357369v1 unplaced-scaffold_31, whole genome shotgun sequence:
- the LOC113341797 gene encoding dormancy-associated protein homolog 4-like, giving the protein MGLLENLWDDILAGPKPGKGLKKLRRYDSGPLPSSQDVPVSRSITILKSNCSNIRVSSADSSSSGPSSPAGSSTPGSPLPPWTPRRDTKKLMRMKSTSAALERAEPRSPTVYDWVVISAIDR; this is encoded by the exons ATGGGTCTTCTCGAAAACCTTTGGGATGATATCCTAGCTGGTCCTAAGCCTGGAAAAGGCCTGAAAAAGTTGCGCCGGTATGATTCCGGTCCTTTGCCATCATCTCAAGATGTCCCAGTCTCTCGTTCCATCACCATACTCAAAAGTAACTGCTCCAACATCCGCGTCTCTTCAGCTGATTCTTCTTCCTCCGGTCCTTCTTCTCCGGCTGGGTCTAGTACCCCTGGCTCCCCTCTCCCAC CATGGACGCCAAGGCGAGACACGAAGAAGTTAATGAGGATGAAATCAACATCGGCAGCATTAGAACGTGCAGAACCCAGAAGCCCTACGGTTTATGATTGGGTCGTGATAAGTGCTATTGATCGATAA